A single Populus nigra chromosome 13, ddPopNigr1.1, whole genome shotgun sequence DNA region contains:
- the LOC133670500 gene encoding F-box/kelch-repeat protein At5g15710-like — MDGSPGESSESGSIVSNSHSLKNGGLHDDDGCPRQVSPIRIGGSRNTSPIGCVGSRNTSPSRQKVIKTKPRGLDEETVATFGKVVHPDVQMEDNIWAMLPEDLLNEILLRVPPFMIFRLRSVCKRWNSILQDSCFLKFHSQVPSHGPCLLTFWKNLQTPQCSVFSLPLKAWYRIPFTFLPQWAFWLVGSSGGLVCFSGLDGLTFKTLVCNPLTQTWRTLPGMHYNQQRQLIMVVDRIDCSFKVIATGDIFVDRSLPTEVYDSKLDRWSLHQIMPAVNLCSSKMAYCDSRLYLETLSPLGLMMYRLDPGYWEHIPARFPRSLLDGYLVAGTQKRLFLVGRIGLYSTLQSMRIWELDHAKITWVEISRMPPKYFRALLRLSAERFECVGQDNLICFTSWNQGKGLLYDVDKKVWSWIAGCALQSYNSQVCFYEPRFDASIY, encoded by the coding sequence ATGGATGGTAGTCCTGGAGAATCATCTGAATCTGGGTCTATTGTATCTAATTCTCACTCGTTGAAAAATGGGGGTTTGCATGATGACGATGGTTGTCCTAGGCAAGTATCACCAATTAGAATTGGTGGGTCGAGGAATACAAGTCCTATCGGTTGTGTTGGATCAAGGAATACCAGCCCTTCTCGGCAAAAGGTGATTAAGACCAAGCCGCGTGGTTTAGATGAGGAAACGGTAGCTACATTTGGCAAGGTTGTTCACCCAGATGTTCAAATGGAGGATAACATATGGGCAATGTTGCCTGAGGACCTGTTGAACGAGATTTTATTAAGGGTTCCTCCATTTATGATCTTTCGTCTTCGTTCAGTTTGTAAAAGGTGGAATTCAATTCTCCAAGATAgttgttttcttaaatttcactcacaagtgCCCTCTCATGGGCCTTGTCTTTTGACATTTTGGAAGAACTTGCAGACCCCACAATGTTCAGTTTTCAGCTTGCCCCTGAAAGCTTGGTATAGAATTCCATTTACATTTTTGCCACAGTGGGCATTTTGGTTGGTTGGTTCTTCAGGAggccttgtttgtttttctgGACTTGATGGGCTAACTTTCAAAACTTTAGTTTGTAATCCGCTCACGCAAACTTGGAGAACATTACCAGGCATGCATTATAATCAGCAAAGGCAGTTGATAATGGTTGTGGATAGAATAGACTGCTCATTCAAAGTGATAGCCACTGGTGATATTTTTGTGGACAGATCATTGCCTACTGAAGTGTATGATTCAAAACTTGACAGATGGTCGCTTCACCAGATAATGCCTGCAGTCAACCTTTGCTCCTCAAAGATGGCATATTGTGACTCTAGATTGTACCTGGAAACCCTTTCACCGCTTGGTTTGATGATGTATAGGCTTGACCCTGGTTACTGGGAACACATTCCGGCAAGATTTCCCAGGTCCTTGCTGGATGGATATCTGGTAGCCGGCACTCAGAAGCGTCTGTTTTTGGTTGGAAGGATTGGCCTTTATAGTACTCTTCAGAGTATGAGGATTTGGGAATTGGATCATGCAAAGATTACGTGGGTGGAGATTAGCAGGATGCCGCCAAAGTATTTTCGAGCTCTGTTGAGGTTATCAGCTGAAAGATTTGAGTGCGTTGGTCAGGACAACTTGATTTGCTTTACATCTTGGAATCAAGGAAAAGGTCTTCTATATGATGTGGATAAGAAGGTCTGGTCTTGGATTGCTGGATGTGCTCTTCAATCATACAACAGCCAAGTCTGTTTCTATGAGCCAAGATTTGATGCGTCCATCTATTGA
- the LOC133670874 gene encoding uncharacterized protein LOC133670874 isoform X2 has protein sequence MGAVTSTMAAKFAFFPPSPPSYELEEEEEEAEDCGKKLRMVMGASVRSNNNNNNTNRKRVDVLKLDTKRGNQVVAVYFKNPAASLTVLYSHGNAADLGQMYDLFCELSLHLRVNLMGYDYSGYGQSTGKPTEQNTYADIEAAYRCLEEKYGVKEEDVILYGQSVGSGPALDLATRLPKLRAVVLHSPIASGLRVMYPVKRTYWFDIYKGTADDVVDWSHGKQLWECCKEKYEPLWVKGGNHCDLELFPQYIKHLKKFISAIEKSSRRRNVSGPIVDQTEDHRKSTDFREASISSVDQRERCRLSAEQKEKPRLSIDCREKSRCSTDRREKSRKSVDRPERESNGSYQHEKARNSIDRFGGMIRSVGLCNIDCFKPTATAI, from the exons atgGGAGCGGTGACATCGACGATGGCGGCGAAGTTCGCGTTTTTTCCGCCGAGTCCGCCGTCGTATgagttggaggaggaggaggaggaggcggaggaTTGTGGGAAGAAGTTAAGGATGGTGATGGGGGCATCTGTAcgtagtaacaacaacaataataatactaataggAAAAGAGTTGATGTGTTGAAGTTGGACACGAAGAGAGGGAATCAGGTGGTGGCGGTGTATTTTAAGAATCCTGCGGCGTCGTTGACGGTGCTATACTCGCATGGAAATGCAGCTGATCTAGGACAGatgtatgatttgttttgtgAGCTCAGTTTGCATCTCCGTGTTAACTTGATGGG GTATGATTATAGCGGGTATGGACAGTCAACTGGAAAG CCAACTGAGCAGAATACATATGCTGACATAGAAGCTGCATATAGGTGCCTCGAGGAGAAATATGGGGTGAAAGAAGAAGATGTTATCTTATATGGACAGTCAGTTGGGAGTGGACCCGCTTTAGATTTGGCAACACGGTTACCGAAGTTAAGGGCTGTGGTTCTTCACAGCCCTATTGCTTCTGGTCTTCGTGTAATGTATCCAGTGAAGAGAACTTATTGGTTCGACATATACAAG GGAACTGCTGATGATGTCGTGGATTGGTCCCATGGTAAGCAGCTTTGGGAGTGTTGTAAAGAGAAGTATGAACCATTATGGGTGAAGGGAGGAAATCATTGTGACTTGGAGCTTTTCCCGCAATACATCAAGCATCTCAAGAAGTTCATTTCAGCCATTGAGAAATCATCTCGTCGGAGAAATGTTTCTGGGCCCATTGTGGATCAAACAGAGGATCATCGAAAGAGCACAGATTTTAGAGAGGCTTCTATATCAAGCGTAGATCAGAGAGAGCGGTGTAGGCTAAGTGCTGAGCAAAAAGAAAAGCCTAGGCTAAGCATAGACTGCAGAGAGAAATCAAGATGCAGCACTGATAGGAgagagaaatcaagaaaaagtgTGGATCGCCCTGAGAGAGAGAGCAATGGTTCATACCAGCATGAGAAAGCGAGGAATAGCATTGATCG ATTTGGGGGCATGATAAGATCTGTTGGTTTGTGCAATATTGATTGTTTCAAGCCCACAGCGACAGCCatctga
- the LOC133670874 gene encoding uncharacterized protein LOC133670874 isoform X1, giving the protein MGAVTSTMAAKFAFFPPSPPSYELEEEEEEAEDCGKKLRMVMGASVRSNNNNNNTNRKRVDVLKLDTKRGNQVVAVYFKNPAASLTVLYSHGNAADLGQMYDLFCELSLHLRVNLMGYDYSGYGQSTGKPTEQNTYADIEAAYRCLEEKYGVKEEDVILYGQSVGSGPALDLATRLPKLRAVVLHSPIASGLRVMYPVKRTYWFDIYKNIDKIPLVNCPVLVIHGTADDVVDWSHGKQLWECCKEKYEPLWVKGGNHCDLELFPQYIKHLKKFISAIEKSSRRRNVSGPIVDQTEDHRKSTDFREASISSVDQRERCRLSAEQKEKPRLSIDCREKSRCSTDRREKSRKSVDRPERESNGSYQHEKARNSIDRFGGMIRSVGLCNIDCFKPTATAI; this is encoded by the exons atgGGAGCGGTGACATCGACGATGGCGGCGAAGTTCGCGTTTTTTCCGCCGAGTCCGCCGTCGTATgagttggaggaggaggaggaggaggcggaggaTTGTGGGAAGAAGTTAAGGATGGTGATGGGGGCATCTGTAcgtagtaacaacaacaataataatactaataggAAAAGAGTTGATGTGTTGAAGTTGGACACGAAGAGAGGGAATCAGGTGGTGGCGGTGTATTTTAAGAATCCTGCGGCGTCGTTGACGGTGCTATACTCGCATGGAAATGCAGCTGATCTAGGACAGatgtatgatttgttttgtgAGCTCAGTTTGCATCTCCGTGTTAACTTGATGGG GTATGATTATAGCGGGTATGGACAGTCAACTGGAAAG CCAACTGAGCAGAATACATATGCTGACATAGAAGCTGCATATAGGTGCCTCGAGGAGAAATATGGGGTGAAAGAAGAAGATGTTATCTTATATGGACAGTCAGTTGGGAGTGGACCCGCTTTAGATTTGGCAACACGGTTACCGAAGTTAAGGGCTGTGGTTCTTCACAGCCCTATTGCTTCTGGTCTTCGTGTAATGTATCCAGTGAAGAGAACTTATTGGTTCGACATATACAAG AACATCGATAAAATACCTTTGGTCAATTGTCCTGTACTGGTTATTCAT GGAACTGCTGATGATGTCGTGGATTGGTCCCATGGTAAGCAGCTTTGGGAGTGTTGTAAAGAGAAGTATGAACCATTATGGGTGAAGGGAGGAAATCATTGTGACTTGGAGCTTTTCCCGCAATACATCAAGCATCTCAAGAAGTTCATTTCAGCCATTGAGAAATCATCTCGTCGGAGAAATGTTTCTGGGCCCATTGTGGATCAAACAGAGGATCATCGAAAGAGCACAGATTTTAGAGAGGCTTCTATATCAAGCGTAGATCAGAGAGAGCGGTGTAGGCTAAGTGCTGAGCAAAAAGAAAAGCCTAGGCTAAGCATAGACTGCAGAGAGAAATCAAGATGCAGCACTGATAGGAgagagaaatcaagaaaaagtgTGGATCGCCCTGAGAGAGAGAGCAATGGTTCATACCAGCATGAGAAAGCGAGGAATAGCATTGATCG ATTTGGGGGCATGATAAGATCTGTTGGTTTGTGCAATATTGATTGTTTCAAGCCCACAGCGACAGCCatctga